From Calothrix sp. PCC 6303, a single genomic window includes:
- a CDS encoding TIGR04282 family arsenosugar biosynthesis glycosyltransferase: MLKQPEILPQHLVVFTRFPEAGITKTRLIPSLGAEGAANLQRQMTEHTMNQVKHLKLSTNVSVEVCFAGGDVSLMQNWLGDEFIYQSQGDGDLGERMMRSLTGAFASNAVKVVIIGTDCPDIDIDILNSAFTHLDTSDLVLGPAVDGGYYLIGLKYPHPELFINVNWGTSQVFQQTFDIARQLSLSMTQLIYLTDIDHPEDLVIWEKRKLGSGDSERLIA, translated from the coding sequence ATGCTCAAGCAACCTGAAATACTTCCCCAGCATTTGGTAGTATTTACCCGTTTTCCAGAAGCAGGAATCACAAAAACTCGCCTAATTCCCTCTTTAGGTGCTGAAGGTGCAGCTAATCTTCAGCGTCAAATGACAGAACACACGATGAATCAGGTAAAGCACCTAAAACTATCTACTAATGTTTCGGTAGAAGTTTGTTTTGCTGGCGGTGATGTATCATTGATGCAAAATTGGCTGGGTGATGAATTTATTTACCAGTCGCAAGGAGACGGAGACTTAGGTGAGCGAATGATGCGATCGCTTACTGGCGCTTTTGCTAGTAATGCCGTCAAAGTAGTTATTATTGGTACTGATTGTCCCGATATCGATATCGATATTTTAAATTCAGCATTCACCCATTTAGATACATCAGACTTAGTTCTCGGTCCTGCCGTTGATGGTGGTTATTATCTAATTGGTTTAAAATATCCACACCCAGAATTATTTATCAATGTTAACTGGGGAACCTCTCAAGTATTCCAGCAAACATTCGATATTGCCCGTCAACTAAGCTTATCAATGACTCAGTTAATATACTTAACTGATATAGATCATCCGGAAGACTTGGTAATTTGGGAGAAAAGAAAGTTGGGTAGTGGGGATAGTGAAAGGCTAATAGCCTAA